Proteins encoded in a region of the Capra hircus breed San Clemente chromosome 3, ASM170441v1, whole genome shotgun sequence genome:
- the DTYMK gene encoding thymidylate kinase isoform X4 produces the protein MVRGSGGGKARRWRAAAARSSCWRAWTALERAPRAASWWTRCAPKATAPSCCASLKDQLKLASCSAHTWRRRARPLMKEKLSQGITLVVDRYAFSGVAFTSAKELQLAEAAARGEFGRERYESGPFQQRALQRFQQLLADPSLPWKTVNASRSIEEVHREIRALSEDAIRAAAHRPLGQLWA, from the exons ATGGTCCGGGGCAGTGGTGGCGGGAAGGCGCGGCGATGGCGGGCCGCCGCGGCGCGCTCATCGTGCTGGAGGGCGTGGACCGCGCTGGAAAGAGCACCCAGAGCCGCAAGCTGGTGGACGCGCTGTGCGCCGAAGGCCACCGCGCCGAGCTGctgcgcttccctg AAAGATCAACTGAAATTGGCAAGCTGCTCAGCTCATACCTGGAGAAGAAGAGCGAG GCCATTAATGAAGGAGAAGTTGAGCCAGGGCATCACCCTGGTCGTGGACAGATACGCCTTCTCCGGGGTGGCCTTCACCAGTGCCAAGGAG CTGCAGCTTGCGGAGGCAGCGGCGCGGGGCGAGTTTGGCCGCGAGCGCTATGAGAGTGGCCCTTTCCAGCAGCGTGCCCTGCAGCGCTTCCAGCAGCTCCTGGCAGACCCGAGTCTGCCCTGGAAG ACAGTCAACGCCTCCAGAAGCATCGAGGAGGTCCATCGGGAGATCCGCGCGCTGTCTGAGGACGCCATCCGAGCCGCCGCACACAGGCCCCTGGGGCAGCTGTGGGCGTAG
- the DTYMK gene encoding thymidylate kinase isoform X2 produces MVRGSGGGKARRWRAAAARSSCWRAWTALERAPRAASWWTRCAPKATAPSCCASLKDQLKLASCSAHTWRRRARPLMKEKLSQGITLVVDRYAFSGVAFTSAKENFSLDWCKQPDVGLPKPDLVVFLQLQLAEAAARGEFGRERYESGPFQQRALQRFQQLLADPSLPWKTVNASRSIEEVHREIRALSEDAIRAAAHRPLGQLWA; encoded by the exons ATGGTCCGGGGCAGTGGTGGCGGGAAGGCGCGGCGATGGCGGGCCGCCGCGGCGCGCTCATCGTGCTGGAGGGCGTGGACCGCGCTGGAAAGAGCACCCAGAGCCGCAAGCTGGTGGACGCGCTGTGCGCCGAAGGCCACCGCGCCGAGCTGctgcgcttccctg AAAGATCAACTGAAATTGGCAAGCTGCTCAGCTCATACCTGGAGAAGAAGAGCGAG GCCATTAATGAAGGAGAAGTTGAGCCAGGGCATCACCCTGGTCGTGGACAGATACGCCTTCTCCGGGGTGGCCTTCACCAGTGCCAAGGAG AACTTCTCTCTGGACTGGTGCAAGCAGCCGGACGTGGGCCTCCCCAAGCCCGACCTGGTCGTCTTCTTGCAGCTGCAGCTTGCGGAGGCAGCGGCGCGGGGCGAGTTTGGCCGCGAGCGCTATGAGAGTGGCCCTTTCCAGCAGCGTGCCCTGCAGCGCTTCCAGCAGCTCCTGGCAGACCCGAGTCTGCCCTGGAAG ACAGTCAACGCCTCCAGAAGCATCGAGGAGGTCCATCGGGAGATCCGCGCGCTGTCTGAGGACGCCATCCGAGCCGCCGCACACAGGCCCCTGGGGCAGCTGTGGGCGTAG
- the DTYMK gene encoding thymidylate kinase isoform X1, with the protein MAGRRGALIVLEGVDRAGKSTQSRKLVDALCAEGHRAELLRFPERSTEIGKLLSSYLEKKSEVEDHSVHLLFSANRWEHVPLMKEKLSQGITLVVDRYAFSGVAFTSAKENFSLDWCKQPDVGLPKPDLVVFLQLQLAEAAARGEFGRERYESGPFQQRALQRFQQLLADPSLPWKTVNASRSIEEVHREIRALSEDAIRAAAHRPLGQLWA; encoded by the exons ATGGCGGGCCGCCGCGGCGCGCTCATCGTGCTGGAGGGCGTGGACCGCGCTGGAAAGAGCACCCAGAGCCGCAAGCTGGTGGACGCGCTGTGCGCCGAAGGCCACCGCGCCGAGCTGctgcgcttccctg AAAGATCAACTGAAATTGGCAAGCTGCTCAGCTCATACCTGGAGAAGAAGAGCGAGGTGGAGGATCACTCGGTGCACCTTCTCTTCTCTGCGAATCGCTGGGAGCACGT GCCATTAATGAAGGAGAAGTTGAGCCAGGGCATCACCCTGGTCGTGGACAGATACGCCTTCTCCGGGGTGGCCTTCACCAGTGCCAAGGAG AACTTCTCTCTGGACTGGTGCAAGCAGCCGGACGTGGGCCTCCCCAAGCCCGACCTGGTCGTCTTCTTGCAGCTGCAGCTTGCGGAGGCAGCGGCGCGGGGCGAGTTTGGCCGCGAGCGCTATGAGAGTGGCCCTTTCCAGCAGCGTGCCCTGCAGCGCTTCCAGCAGCTCCTGGCAGACCCGAGTCTGCCCTGGAAG ACAGTCAACGCCTCCAGAAGCATCGAGGAGGTCCATCGGGAGATCCGCGCGCTGTCTGAGGACGCCATCCGAGCCGCCGCACACAGGCCCCTGGGGCAGCTGTGGGCGTAG
- the DTYMK gene encoding thymidylate kinase isoform X3, whose amino-acid sequence MAGRRGALIVLEGVDRAGKSTQSRKLVDALCAEGHRAELLRFPERSTEIGKLLSSYLEKKSEVEDHSVHLLFSANRWEHVPLMKEKLSQGITLVVDRYAFSGVAFTSAKELQLAEAAARGEFGRERYESGPFQQRALQRFQQLLADPSLPWKTVNASRSIEEVHREIRALSEDAIRAAAHRPLGQLWA is encoded by the exons ATGGCGGGCCGCCGCGGCGCGCTCATCGTGCTGGAGGGCGTGGACCGCGCTGGAAAGAGCACCCAGAGCCGCAAGCTGGTGGACGCGCTGTGCGCCGAAGGCCACCGCGCCGAGCTGctgcgcttccctg AAAGATCAACTGAAATTGGCAAGCTGCTCAGCTCATACCTGGAGAAGAAGAGCGAGGTGGAGGATCACTCGGTGCACCTTCTCTTCTCTGCGAATCGCTGGGAGCACGT GCCATTAATGAAGGAGAAGTTGAGCCAGGGCATCACCCTGGTCGTGGACAGATACGCCTTCTCCGGGGTGGCCTTCACCAGTGCCAAGGAG CTGCAGCTTGCGGAGGCAGCGGCGCGGGGCGAGTTTGGCCGCGAGCGCTATGAGAGTGGCCCTTTCCAGCAGCGTGCCCTGCAGCGCTTCCAGCAGCTCCTGGCAGACCCGAGTCTGCCCTGGAAG ACAGTCAACGCCTCCAGAAGCATCGAGGAGGTCCATCGGGAGATCCGCGCGCTGTCTGAGGACGCCATCCGAGCCGCCGCACACAGGCCCCTGGGGCAGCTGTGGGCGTAG
- the ATG4B gene encoding cysteine protease ATG4B — protein sequence MDAATLTYDTLRFAEFEDFPETSEPVWILGRKYSILTEKDEILADVASRLWFTYRKNFPAIGGTGPTSDTGWGCMLRCGQMIFAQALVCRHLGRDWRWAQRKRQPDSYCRVLQAFLDRKDSCYSIHQIAQMGVGEGKSIGQWYGPNTVAQVLKKLAVFDAWSALAVHVAMDNTVVMADVRRLCRSGLPCAGAEAFPADSERHCNGFPAGAEGGECTAPWRPLVLLIPLRLGLADVNAAYAGTLKHCFRMPQSLGVIGGKPNSAHYFIGYVGEELIYLDPHTTQPAVAAADRCPVPDESFHCQHPPGRMSITELDPSIAVGFFCKTEDDFNDWCQQVRKLSLLGGALPMFELVEQQPSHLACPDVLNLSLDSSDAERLERFFDSEDEDFEILSL from the exons ATGGACGCAG CTACTCTGACCTACGACACGCTCCGATTCGCTGAGTTTGAGGATTTCCCTGAGACCTCGGAGCCCGTCTGGATCCTGGGGAGGAAGTACAGTATCCTCACAG AAAAGGACGAGATCTTGGCCGACGTGGCGTCGAGACTGTGGTTTACGTACAGAAAGAACTTCCCGGCCATTG GGGGCACCGGCCCCACCTCGGACACGGGCTGGGGCTGCATGCTGAGGTGTGGACAGATGATCTTCGCCCAAGCCCTGGTGTGCCGGCACCTGGGCCGCG ACTGGAGGTGGGCGCAGCGGAAGAGGCAGCCCGACAGCTACTGCCGCGTCCTGCAGGCGTTCCTGGACAGGAAGGACAGCTGCTACTCCATCCACCAGATAG CACAAATGGGCGTTGGCGAGGGCAAGTCCATTGGCCAGTGGTACGGGCCCAACACCGTCGCCCAGGTCCTTAA GAAGCTGGCTGTCTTCGACGCCTGGAGCGCCCTGGCTGTGCACGTAGCGATGGACAACACGGTGGTGATGGCGGACGTCA GGAGGTTGTGCAGGAGCGGCCTTCCGTGTGCCGGGGCTGAGGCCTTCCCCGCAGACTCCGAGCGGCATTGCAACGGCTTTCCGGCGGGGGCCGAGGGCGGCGAGTGCACGGCGCCCTGGAGACCCTTGGTGCTGCTCATCCCGCTGCGCCTGGGGCTGGCGGACGTGAACGCGGCCTACGCGGGCACGCTCAAG CACTGCTTCCGGATGCCCCAGTCCCTGGGGGTGATCGGAGGGAAGCCCAACAGTGCCCACTACTTCATCGGCTACGTTG GGGAGGAGCTCATCTACCTGGACCCCCACACCACACAGCCGGCCGTGGCGGCCGCTGACCGCTGCCCGGTCCCGGACGAGAGCTTCCATTGCCAGCACCCGCCCGGCAGGATGAGCATCACGGAGCTCGACCCGTCCATCGCCGTG GGATTCTTCTGTAAGACTGAGGATGACTTTAACGACTGGTGTCAGCAAGTGAGAAAG CTGTCCCTGCTGGGAGGCGCCCTGCCCATGTTTGAGCTGGTGGAGCAGCAGCCTTCCCACCTGGCCTGTCCCGACGTCCTCAACCTGTCCTTAG ATTCTTCTGACGCGGAGCGACTGGAAAGATTCTTTGACTCAGAAGACGAAGACTTTGAGATCCTGTCCCTCTGA